From the genome of Kaistella daneshvariae, one region includes:
- a CDS encoding DUF6909 family protein, translated as MVNSRARETTEAIERLYVSMRHLFYRGFFKPAGISGESLRSLLTTINPEIYGTMSAPNKIELDGLLYVLDRLPEGIEECSFVHLTSDEGFEKGSFEVIVPKKRRRNCYRIDEHQMNIEVLLGRSEIYDILTHLTFLYIEADKIRQLAFISDENDKSTRAWKEIEAVAIGDKRLSRKEKEVALVHLSSLLGRTFDETLNAYNNFGDDKNPDRLFKIIYHLGDESFNDYKKIREREVHFSAILRERVGHHFFGEKWANNVKEVLAENGLQMRPLHIISANMHSVKNMLFANDSIGKKVSKKVDYKMYEEISNKKSLQEKILTHSQDAGLIYIDDESGSNIDVQIIDLAKTDLSNTPFAGLNYSGDDVIMVFDYAFGEQAYEVMDELLRPYEFNEEVYTMKVKSISIMGKAGILMGGKGDIMIPTSHVFEGTADNYPFENALSLADFEDDELQAFEGGMVTVLGTSLQNKDILKYFMDTSWKAIGLEMEGAHYQKAIQVASKIRHHISEDLFVMYAYYASDNPLETGSTLSSGGLGLTGVKPTYLITFKILEKILQSSMNT; from the coding sequence ATGGTAAATTCACGCGCAAGAGAAACCACTGAAGCTATAGAAAGACTTTACGTTTCCATGCGGCACTTGTTTTATAGAGGTTTCTTTAAACCTGCCGGCATCTCCGGCGAAAGTCTTCGGTCCCTGCTGACCACTATTAACCCAGAAATCTACGGAACCATGAGCGCGCCTAATAAAATAGAGCTCGATGGTTTGCTGTATGTTTTAGACCGACTACCGGAAGGAATTGAAGAATGTTCTTTTGTACACCTGACTTCTGATGAAGGTTTTGAAAAAGGAAGTTTTGAAGTAATCGTCCCGAAAAAACGCCGCAGAAACTGTTACCGCATTGATGAACATCAAATGAATATTGAGGTGCTGTTGGGCCGTTCGGAAATCTATGATATTTTAACGCACCTTACCTTCTTATATATAGAAGCGGATAAAATTCGCCAGCTCGCATTTATTTCGGATGAAAACGACAAATCCACCCGCGCCTGGAAAGAGATTGAAGCAGTGGCGATTGGCGATAAAAGATTAAGCAGAAAAGAAAAAGAAGTTGCACTTGTTCATCTTTCGTCGCTTTTGGGAAGAACTTTTGATGAAACGCTAAATGCTTATAATAATTTCGGTGACGACAAAAACCCGGACCGATTGTTTAAAATCATTTATCACCTTGGTGATGAAAGCTTTAACGATTATAAAAAAATTCGCGAGCGCGAAGTTCATTTTTCCGCAATCCTTCGTGAACGCGTCGGTCACCATTTTTTCGGCGAGAAATGGGCAAATAATGTAAAAGAAGTTTTGGCAGAAAACGGTTTGCAAATGCGGCCACTTCATATTATTTCGGCGAACATGCATTCGGTGAAAAACATGCTTTTTGCAAATGATTCCATCGGAAAAAAAGTGAGCAAGAAGGTTGATTATAAAATGTATGAGGAAATTTCTAACAAGAAATCGCTTCAGGAAAAAATTCTCACGCATTCTCAGGACGCCGGGCTAATTTACATTGACGACGAAAGCGGAAGCAATATCGATGTTCAGATTATCGATTTAGCAAAAACCGATTTAAGCAACACGCCTTTTGCCGGGTTGAACTATTCCGGTGATGATGTCATCATGGTTTTCGATTATGCTTTTGGCGAACAGGCTTACGAGGTAATGGACGAACTGCTGCGGCCTTACGAATTCAATGAAGAAGTTTACACCATGAAGGTAAAATCCATTTCAATCATGGGAAAAGCCGGAATTTTAATGGGTGGAAAAGGCGATATTATGATTCCTACCTCGCATGTTTTTGAAGGTACAGCAGATAATTATCCTTTTGAAAATGCTTTGAGTCTTGCTGATTTTGAAGATGACGAACTGCAGGCTTTTGAAGGTGGGATGGTAACAGTTTTGGGAACTTCACTTCAAAATAAGGATATCTTAAAATATTTTATGGATACTTCCTGGAAAGCCATTGGCTTGGAAATGGAGGGCGCGCATTATCAGAAAGCGATCCAAGTTGCGTCGAAAATACGCCACCATATTTCGGAGGATCTGTTTGTAATGTACGCTTACTACGCATCTGATAATCCGCTTGAAACCGGCTCTACCTTATCATCTGGCGGTCTGGGACTTACGGGTGTTAAACCAACGTATTTAATTACATTTAAAATATTGGAAAAAATTCTTCAGAGTTCAATGAACACTTAG